The following proteins come from a genomic window of Paenibacillus sp. CAA11:
- a CDS encoding DUF4937 domain-containing protein has translation MYFKWVECNVEIAKEDVFLTSQSKWRLLANVPGFVTQFGGWERTNSFLKAHIFGIWRDVNSYNKFMDEFHDEIFKQTQQDGTYESLEIRFGEVAENTEHFDLESIDRIVAEFRENKAFYQMYNTGTLVSKGEVFMINGINNRTLNIELEPVWSVKRHLN, from the coding sequence ATGTATTTCAAATGGGTTGAATGCAATGTGGAGATAGCAAAAGAAGATGTTTTTTTAACTAGTCAGTCTAAATGGAGATTACTTGCTAATGTTCCTGGCTTTGTTACACAATTTGGCGGTTGGGAGCGTACAAACAGTTTCCTGAAGGCTCATATTTTTGGAATATGGAGAGATGTTAATTCTTATAATAAATTTATGGACGAATTTCATGATGAAATATTTAAACAGACTCAGCAAGATGGGACATATGAATCTTTAGAGATTCGCTTCGGAGAGGTAGCAGAAAATACAGAACATTTTGATTTAGAATCTATAGATAGAATAGTTGCCGAATTCAGAGAGAATAAAGCTTTTTATCAGATGTACAATACAGGGACACTGGTTTCAAAAGGTGAGGTATTTATGATTAATGGTATAAATAATCGTACTTTAAACATTGAATTAGAACCTGTATGGAGTGTAAAGCGCCATTTGAATTAA
- a CDS encoding pyridoxamine 5'-phosphate oxidase family protein yields the protein MNTTSQHQQAVEQVRELIKGIETAMLTTVSEEGLVSRPMKTQDVEFDGDLWFLTKKDTDKFHELLHNRQVNVAYVGKSYVSIRGEAELVNDAEKLKQFWSPAYEKVLETSYDDPNLILIKVKAEAAEYWDSGNKFKMGKFLFRRLLGKDTEGTDINRTVELND from the coding sequence ATGAATACAACGTCTCAACACCAGCAAGCGGTTGAACAAGTTCGTGAACTGATCAAAGGCATAGAAACAGCGATGCTGACAACAGTATCGGAAGAGGGACTTGTATCCCGCCCCATGAAAACCCAAGATGTAGAGTTTGATGGCGACCTCTGGTTTCTGACCAAGAAGGACACGGACAAATTCCATGAGCTCCTCCATAACCGCCAAGTCAATGTGGCCTATGTGGGTAAATCCTACGTTTCCATCCGTGGCGAAGCCGAGCTTGTGAACGATGCCGAGAAGCTCAAACAATTTTGGAGCCCTGCGTACGAGAAAGTTCTAGAGACCAGCTATGACGACCCGAACCTTATTCTTATCAAGGTAAAGGCGGAAGCTGCCGAGTATTGGGATTCGGGCAATAAGTTTAAAATGGGGAAATTCTTGTTTCGCAGATTACTCGGCAAAGATACGGAAGGTACAGATATTAATCGAACGGTCGAATTAAATGATTAG
- a CDS encoding helix-turn-helix domain-containing protein produces MKDFFRDMLEKYLGTCEFEIWISHNWTEWTPIFRTGTVETGPPEPLVNLPLRTPMANRESTGCTSAFLPYDHNVCIALRLFKPWDCTEDELHTLSSLLYPYYTEFIAAKHERALNEMMNSIRDVTQLLNLNELLERILANALVVIPYESIGVLWSYDPAIDALTVRARAGEMGEEMLKMRMKPDEGIIGKTFVRGEPRLYNSIHMLKEDIGNMSAENQRHLYKAYHFENICSIISVPIKVEGQTESVLIFYQKGGIPLFSEAEVRLLQSFADQVSIAITNAKLYAHLREQNRALIRRDEIHTSLMRLSLQNKGVASIVGEMARVIGLQLVFVDFIDREWYPRRAEWAKEWDMERLLKLYQSLQSPEYLASVGDEREGGRLHLYPIASARQCLGYLLVQAEGHLEPLQLVALEQGSSILALEQMRKQSLAELYFKKTQQFFNDLRLSKDSADYWEKSSEIGIGPSTRIAVGLLEFPEPGDPSALGALSLQLIALLRDSLTPQVLPVAFGSERRITILLMAPEGYKSGELERRFLTLLSNWERKAGVTLFGGIGSVRTGVDAVNISYQEADKALAYQKSRGMAASIRYADIGVNRLFIRQPAEDLAAFIDEVFEPLRQPKGQTAVLVDTLIAYMACSGSAAQAAAELHIHINTLYQRIRKIEDILGMSFDDQEHLLHLQLACYLRQTLPKVSEKP; encoded by the coding sequence ATGAAGGACTTTTTCAGGGATATGTTGGAAAAATATCTGGGTACCTGCGAGTTTGAGATATGGATCAGCCATAACTGGACAGAGTGGACACCCATTTTCCGAACTGGGACGGTGGAGACGGGGCCTCCTGAGCCGTTGGTCAACCTACCCTTGCGAACTCCGATGGCTAATCGGGAATCAACGGGGTGCACGTCAGCTTTTCTTCCATATGATCACAATGTATGTATTGCGCTTAGGCTATTCAAACCATGGGATTGTACGGAGGATGAGCTTCATACACTTTCCTCGCTCTTATATCCATACTATACCGAGTTTATAGCTGCAAAGCATGAACGTGCGCTCAATGAGATGATGAACAGCATCCGTGATGTCACCCAGCTGCTTAATTTGAACGAACTGCTGGAAAGAATATTGGCAAATGCACTGGTGGTTATTCCTTACGAAAGTATTGGTGTGCTCTGGAGCTATGATCCGGCTATCGATGCACTCACAGTCAGGGCAAGGGCCGGTGAAATGGGTGAAGAGATGCTAAAAATGAGAATGAAGCCCGACGAGGGGATAATCGGCAAGACTTTCGTACGGGGGGAACCGCGGTTATACAACAGTATTCACATGCTGAAAGAGGATATAGGGAATATGTCAGCGGAGAATCAGCGTCATCTATATAAAGCCTACCATTTTGAGAATATATGCTCCATTATCTCTGTACCGATTAAGGTGGAGGGGCAAACAGAGTCGGTGCTGATTTTTTATCAAAAAGGGGGTATACCGCTGTTCTCTGAAGCGGAGGTACGGCTCCTGCAGAGCTTTGCGGATCAGGTCTCGATTGCCATTACCAATGCGAAGCTATATGCGCATTTAAGGGAACAGAACCGTGCGCTCATCCGGCGAGATGAAATCCATACTTCGCTGATGAGATTGTCTCTGCAGAACAAAGGTGTTGCCTCCATTGTCGGGGAGATGGCGCGCGTCATTGGGCTGCAGCTTGTCTTTGTTGATTTTATCGACCGGGAATGGTATCCGAGGCGTGCGGAGTGGGCAAAAGAGTGGGACATGGAACGTCTCCTGAAGCTGTATCAGTCTCTGCAATCTCCTGAATATCTGGCATCCGTGGGGGATGAAAGGGAGGGGGGGCGTCTTCACCTATATCCCATCGCTTCCGCAAGACAGTGTTTGGGGTATTTGCTGGTGCAGGCGGAAGGCCACTTGGAGCCGCTGCAACTGGTGGCGCTAGAACAGGGCAGCTCGATACTGGCGCTGGAGCAGATGCGGAAGCAGTCGCTAGCCGAGCTGTATTTCAAGAAGACACAGCAATTCTTCAATGATTTGCGCCTCAGTAAAGATTCTGCTGACTATTGGGAAAAGTCGAGTGAGATTGGCATTGGCCCGTCCACACGTATTGCGGTGGGGCTGCTGGAATTTCCGGAACCCGGAGATCCTTCAGCGTTAGGTGCTCTATCCCTTCAATTGATCGCCTTGTTAAGGGATAGCCTGACGCCTCAGGTGCTGCCGGTCGCTTTCGGGAGCGAAAGGCGGATCACGATATTACTGATGGCTCCCGAAGGATATAAATCGGGAGAACTGGAGCGGAGATTCCTAACATTACTATCCAATTGGGAGCGAAAGGCCGGGGTTACACTGTTCGGCGGAATCGGATCTGTACGCACAGGTGTAGATGCGGTTAACATCAGCTACCAAGAAGCGGACAAAGCGCTGGCTTATCAGAAATCACGGGGGATGGCAGCCTCTATCCGTTACGCTGATATCGGAGTCAATCGGCTGTTCATCCGCCAGCCCGCAGAAGATCTAGCCGCATTCATTGACGAGGTATTCGAACCCCTGCGACAGCCTAAAGGGCAGACGGCCGTTCTGGTGGATACGCTGATCGCATACATGGCCTGCAGCGGGTCTGCGGCACAAGCCGCAGCCGAGCTGCATATTCATATCAATACGTTGTATCAGCGAATTCGCAAGATTGAGGATATTCTGGGCATGTCCTTCGACGATCAGGAGCATCTGCTGCATTTGCAATTGGCTTGTTATCTGCGCCAGACGCTGCCGAAGGTAAGCGAGAAACCGTAA
- a CDS encoding amidohydrolase: MNMTIDLTRFVSDAIENKKDRYTSASDQIWSFAETRFDEVRSAGLLIKVLEDEGFTVSRGVAGLETGFIASYRSAAAPGSPVLAFLGEYDALADLSQEAGLSEYLPVHPRGNGHGCGHNLLGVGALAAAVAVKDYLTEHPETAGEVRFYGCPAEESGYGKAYLAREGYFKDVDAAFSWHPYTMNAVMHGSSNAVIHATFTFKGRSAHAAAAPHLGRSALDAVELMNIGSNYMREHMIDQARIHYAITNTGGIAPNVVQADAEVTYLVRAPKSAQVRELFERLVKVAEGAALMTGTQMNYRYEGACANLIPNSTLERVLHKHLTALGAPAYDAAEYAFAKDIYETLPQQNKQEAAALVGPQLAPLLAERPLPDFVAPYSDEKEMFMGGSTDVADVSWNVPTAQCVTTTMAFGTPLHAWQTVAQGKSSYAHKGMLLAAKAMAAAAIETLLQPNLVEKAQSELKKRLDGEAYECLVPADVHPPKQGADTLAL, encoded by the coding sequence ATGAATATGACTATCGATTTAACCCGTTTTGTATCCGATGCGATTGAGAATAAAAAAGATCGCTACACCTCTGCGAGCGACCAGATTTGGTCTTTCGCGGAGACACGTTTCGATGAAGTCCGCTCAGCTGGCCTGCTGATCAAGGTACTGGAAGATGAAGGATTTACCGTTTCCCGCGGGGTAGCGGGTCTGGAGACAGGCTTTATCGCCTCATACCGCTCAGCTGCAGCTCCGGGCAGTCCCGTTCTGGCGTTTCTCGGCGAATACGATGCTTTGGCAGATTTGAGCCAGGAGGCGGGTCTTAGTGAATACCTGCCGGTTCATCCGCGCGGCAACGGCCACGGCTGCGGCCATAATCTGCTAGGTGTAGGCGCCCTTGCCGCCGCCGTGGCCGTTAAGGATTATTTGACCGAGCATCCTGAGACGGCTGGAGAAGTACGATTCTATGGCTGTCCCGCCGAAGAGAGCGGTTATGGCAAAGCATATCTGGCCCGGGAAGGCTACTTCAAGGATGTGGATGCCGCGTTCTCCTGGCATCCGTATACGATGAATGCCGTGATGCACGGCAGCTCCAACGCAGTAATCCACGCAACCTTCACCTTTAAGGGCCGCAGTGCCCATGCCGCTGCAGCCCCGCATCTGGGCCGCAGCGCACTGGACGCTGTGGAGCTGATGAATATCGGTTCAAACTATATGCGTGAGCATATGATCGATCAGGCCCGCATTCATTACGCTATCACTAATACGGGCGGCATTGCCCCGAATGTCGTGCAGGCCGATGCGGAAGTGACCTACTTGGTCCGTGCACCGAAGTCGGCGCAAGTGCGCGAATTGTTTGAGCGCTTGGTGAAGGTCGCCGAAGGCGCCGCCCTGATGACCGGCACCCAAATGAACTATCGTTACGAAGGTGCCTGCGCCAACCTGATTCCCAACAGCACACTGGAGCGGGTGCTGCACAAGCATCTGACGGCTCTTGGAGCACCAGCCTATGATGCGGCAGAATACGCATTTGCCAAAGATATTTACGAAACCTTGCCGCAGCAGAACAAGCAAGAGGCCGCAGCATTAGTCGGACCACAGCTTGCCCCGCTGCTGGCAGAACGTCCATTGCCTGACTTTGTGGCACCCTATTCGGATGAGAAAGAGATGTTCATGGGCGGTTCTACCGATGTAGCTGATGTTAGCTGGAACGTGCCGACAGCTCAGTGCGTCACGACCACAATGGCATTCGGGACCCCGCTGCATGCCTGGCAGACGGTTGCCCAAGGCAAATCCTCGTATGCCCACAAAGGGATGCTCCTCGCGGCCAAAGCAATGGCAGCGGCAGCTATTGAGACGCTGTTGCAGCCTAATCTGGTGGAGAAGGCCCAATCTGAACTCAAGAAGCGGCTGGATGGCGAAGCTTATGAATGTCTCGTACCGGCAGACGTTCATCCGCCGAAGCAAGGAGCGGACACTCTTGCGCTTTAA
- a CDS encoding PhzF family phenazine biosynthesis protein, whose protein sequence is MKMFNRKILHYDAFSSTANQGNPAGVVLSADDLNEDQMQSIAKKVGFNETVFVLNSKKADLKLKYFTPGHEINLCGHATIASMYGLKTMGLLEDKDFITIETNVGNLPITFERRNGELLITMKQGNPQFVPFGGSTSELAKSMGLSPDAIDLSKPIVYGSTGAWTLLVPIKGLDHFNRMKPDNRMFPGILKENPKSSVHPFCRDTFDDHAMMHARHFSSPYSGTLEDPVTGTASGVMGAYYLTYLNKDAAAAEFVVEQGQEINKDGRVYVRVKRHDEVMDVFISGTGVFVKEFDVPYA, encoded by the coding sequence ATGAAGATGTTTAACAGAAAAATTCTTCATTATGATGCTTTTTCATCAACTGCAAATCAGGGAAATCCGGCTGGTGTGGTGTTGAGTGCTGATGATTTGAATGAAGATCAAATGCAGTCCATTGCCAAGAAGGTCGGATTTAATGAGACAGTATTTGTATTGAATTCTAAAAAAGCGGATTTGAAATTGAAATATTTTACACCAGGTCATGAAATTAATTTGTGTGGTCATGCCACAATAGCTTCAATGTATGGCTTAAAGACCATGGGGTTATTAGAAGATAAGGATTTTATTACGATTGAAACGAATGTTGGAAATTTACCCATTACTTTTGAAAGGCGAAACGGAGAATTACTTATAACGATGAAACAAGGCAATCCCCAATTTGTACCTTTTGGTGGGTCTACTTCGGAGCTAGCTAAAAGCATGGGATTATCACCGGATGCAATTGATTTATCTAAACCTATAGTTTACGGAAGTACAGGGGCTTGGACGCTGCTTGTTCCAATAAAGGGCTTGGATCATTTTAATAGAATGAAACCAGATAACCGAATGTTCCCGGGCATTTTGAAAGAGAATCCGAAATCTTCTGTTCATCCTTTTTGTAGAGATACCTTTGATGATCATGCGATGATGCACGCGAGACATTTCTCGTCACCATACTCCGGTACTCTTGAGGACCCGGTTACAGGAACGGCTTCGGGAGTTATGGGGGCTTACTATTTAACGTACCTCAATAAAGATGCAGCTGCTGCAGAATTTGTAGTTGAACAAGGTCAAGAAATAAACAAGGATGGGAGAGTATACGTTAGAGTTAAGCGTCACGACGAGGTTATGGATGTATTTATCTCGGGAACAGGAGTATTTGTTAAGGAATTTGACGTACCGTATGCATGA
- a CDS encoding NAD(P)H-dependent oxidoreductase, with amino-acid sequence MNAKPLKPEQYRELNEADVIVLAFPLYFDAIPSHLLRQP; translated from the coding sequence GTGAATGCAAAGCCGTTGAAACCTGAGCAATATCGGGAGCTTAACGAAGCCGATGTAATTGTGCTGGCATTTCCGCTCTACTTTGATGCCATCCCTTCGCATCTGCTGCGGCAGCCCTGA
- a CDS encoding DJ-1/PfpI family protein, which produces MRIALVLFNGVTFLDFVGFYDVIHRLNLFDQTKGTTWDICGLTEEVTDELGMKVKVNVIKPDLSEYDLVFIPGGMGTRKLKDDIGFIDWMKTAEPVKYKVSVCTGSLLWGAAGFLKDKKATTHPNVYDLLEPYCLEVIKSRIVKDSNVITAGGVATSIDLGLFIIELFAGMEAANVVKKQLDYPYTAVGIVEV; this is translated from the coding sequence ATGAGAATTGCATTAGTTTTATTCAACGGGGTTACTTTCCTTGATTTTGTTGGGTTTTATGACGTTATTCATCGTTTAAACCTATTTGATCAGACTAAAGGAACCACTTGGGATATTTGTGGTTTGACCGAGGAAGTTACGGATGAACTTGGTATGAAGGTAAAGGTAAATGTCATTAAGCCTGATTTATCTGAGTATGATCTTGTATTCATTCCAGGTGGAATGGGGACAAGAAAGCTTAAAGATGATATTGGATTTATTGATTGGATGAAGACTGCTGAGCCAGTTAAGTATAAAGTATCGGTATGTACAGGTTCATTGTTGTGGGGAGCTGCGGGATTTTTGAAAGATAAGAAAGCAACAACCCACCCCAATGTATATGACTTACTAGAGCCGTATTGTTTAGAGGTCATTAAATCTCGGATTGTGAAGGATAGTAACGTAATAACAGCTGGAGGAGTAGCCACATCCATTGATTTAGGGCTATTTATTATTGAATTGTTTGCTGGAATGGAAGCGGCTAACGTTGTGAAGAAGCAGCTTGATTATCCATATACTGCAGTTGGAATAGTGGAAGTATAG
- a CDS encoding MFS transporter, whose protein sequence is MMSKVIQSKYFKHIVLSLLFLGWCLGNLDRFVINYAVVSISDDLGLSASSQGIILSSFFLGYAIMQIPGGALADRFGYRKVILFSLFSWSVFTMITGSVWSLFSLVLVRFLFGIGEGGFFPSGSKAIAVNFPVNQRSSAMSIMLASAAIMGVVTPLVSGFALDSIGWRSLFHIFGIIGIIITVLMFFFLKEPARISAQPAASTSSNKKASLITVLKSPMIWGLFISYFSIYAVNWGLSSWMPTYMVNVRGLNLKEMGLLSVIPAVISIFSMLLGGYVMDRIPPGKVNKISAVFGMVVAAALYLMSTAGSIAMLITYETIVRIAAGFVSTLIISKSVKSMPETLAATASGFVNTGAQLAGFLTPMLIGFLVDASGGAYGTAFTMLIGFAVICSVSLLFNPRTQTDLPAEPQTTLSH, encoded by the coding sequence ATGATGTCGAAGGTGATTCAAAGTAAGTACTTTAAGCACATTGTTCTGTCTCTGTTATTCCTCGGCTGGTGCCTCGGAAATCTGGACCGCTTCGTCATCAATTATGCCGTAGTCAGCATCTCTGATGATTTGGGCTTGAGCGCATCCTCACAAGGGATCATCCTGAGCAGCTTTTTCCTCGGGTATGCGATTATGCAAATTCCGGGCGGCGCATTAGCGGACCGATTCGGCTATCGTAAAGTAATTCTGTTCTCTCTGTTTTCCTGGTCGGTGTTCACCATGATTACCGGCTCCGTCTGGTCCTTGTTCTCTCTGGTGCTCGTCCGGTTCCTGTTCGGCATAGGTGAAGGCGGCTTTTTCCCTTCCGGCTCGAAAGCAATCGCTGTTAACTTCCCGGTCAACCAGCGCAGCAGCGCCATGTCCATCATGCTGGCTTCCGCCGCTATAATGGGCGTAGTCACCCCCCTAGTTTCCGGCTTCGCTCTGGATTCGATCGGCTGGCGCAGCTTATTTCACATTTTTGGTATTATCGGCATCATCATTACCGTTCTGATGTTCTTCTTCTTGAAAGAACCTGCCCGCATTTCTGCACAGCCTGCCGCTTCCACATCATCCAACAAAAAGGCTTCCCTAATAACCGTACTTAAAAGCCCTATGATTTGGGGTCTGTTCATCAGCTACTTCAGCATCTATGCCGTAAACTGGGGACTCTCCTCATGGATGCCTACGTATATGGTAAATGTCCGCGGCCTGAATCTGAAGGAAATGGGACTGCTGTCGGTGATCCCGGCGGTTATCAGCATCTTCTCTATGCTGCTGGGCGGGTATGTAATGGACCGCATTCCGCCAGGCAAAGTCAATAAAATCTCTGCGGTATTTGGAATGGTTGTAGCCGCCGCCCTCTATCTAATGAGCACTGCGGGAAGCATTGCTATGCTCATCACTTACGAAACCATTGTTAGAATCGCTGCCGGATTTGTGTCCACGCTGATTATCTCCAAATCGGTAAAATCAATGCCGGAAACCCTTGCAGCAACCGCCAGCGGATTTGTCAACACAGGTGCTCAGCTCGCTGGCTTCCTGACTCCTATGCTGATCGGTTTCCTGGTCGATGCCTCCGGCGGAGCGTATGGGACAGCCTTTACGATGCTGATTGGCTTTGCCGTCATTTGCTCCGTATCATTGCTGTTTAACCCCCGCACCCAGACAGATCTGCCGGCAGAACCGCAGACCACCCTGAGCCATTAA
- a CDS encoding class I SAM-dependent methyltransferase produces the protein MNLDEKLFNFYLELKSPEAGEWNLSPQCIHTELITRDYVRKTFTLTDGIQVCNVGIGTGDWDDYLGYWLKGRGHLTSIDINNEICEIFAYRQQREGHPNPSKVLCKSIFDSDLPKEKYDIVTLIGSAINETGDFKRCLDSCFSLLKHGGYLMFMANLKYSSMAMLEGYLKQTNYQLEQKNIYDAFPEYPFFICKIKK, from the coding sequence GTGAATTTGGATGAAAAATTATTTAATTTCTACCTTGAACTTAAAAGTCCTGAAGCTGGTGAATGGAATTTGTCGCCGCAATGTATCCATACTGAGTTAATTACAAGGGATTATGTAAGGAAGACATTTACACTTACTGATGGAATCCAAGTTTGTAATGTTGGTATTGGAACAGGAGATTGGGATGATTATCTTGGATATTGGCTCAAAGGCAGAGGACATTTAACAAGTATTGATATCAACAATGAAATTTGTGAAATATTTGCTTATAGACAACAACGGGAAGGACATCCTAACCCTTCAAAAGTATTGTGTAAAAGTATTTTCGATTCTGACTTACCTAAAGAAAAATATGATATTGTAACCTTAATAGGGTCAGCTATCAATGAGACAGGGGATTTCAAGAGGTGTTTAGATTCATGTTTTAGCTTGCTAAAGCATGGTGGGTATCTCATGTTTATGGCAAACTTAAAATACTCTTCAATGGCAATGTTAGAAGGTTATCTTAAGCAAACCAATTATCAGTTAGAACAAAAGAATATTTATGATGCTTTTCCCGAGTACCCTTTCTTTATTTGTAAAATCAAAAAGTAA
- the sdaAA gene encoding L-serine ammonia-lyase, iron-sulfur-dependent, subunit alpha, protein MNFRTLKQLAELAETRDCSLGQLMLDEQCLESGEDREAIFKQMSDYYQIMKDAVRQGISTDTTSKSGLTGGDAHRMHGYRSDGESLLGDHASLAMTYALAVSEVNASMGRIIATPTAGSCGIIPGVLISSQERFGWSDEQMVYGLFASGAIGYVIANNSFISGAEGGCQAEVGSAIGMAAGALADIRGGTPAQAIHAVGLALKNTLGLICDPVAGLVEIPCIVRNGFGAITALGAADMALAGVRSIIPSDEVIQVMLEVGSAMPESLRETAGGGLAQTPTGRQITRDLLQRP, encoded by the coding sequence ATGAATTTCCGAACATTAAAACAGCTTGCCGAATTAGCGGAAACCCGGGATTGTTCACTGGGACAGCTTATGCTTGACGAACAATGTCTGGAATCGGGCGAAGACAGAGAAGCCATATTTAAACAAATGTCAGACTATTATCAGATTATGAAGGATGCCGTACGGCAGGGGATCTCTACCGATACTACCTCCAAAAGCGGCCTGACTGGAGGCGATGCCCACCGGATGCACGGATACCGCTCGGACGGTGAATCGCTGCTTGGCGATCATGCCAGCCTGGCCATGACCTACGCGCTAGCTGTATCAGAGGTCAATGCCTCAATGGGCCGGATCATCGCTACACCTACTGCGGGCTCTTGCGGAATCATTCCCGGCGTACTCATCAGCAGCCAGGAGCGATTCGGATGGAGCGACGAGCAGATGGTCTATGGGTTATTCGCTTCCGGTGCGATTGGTTATGTGATTGCGAACAACTCCTTCATTTCCGGAGCCGAAGGCGGCTGTCAGGCTGAGGTCGGCTCGGCGATCGGCATGGCTGCAGGCGCCCTGGCCGATATCCGCGGCGGCACTCCGGCCCAGGCTATTCATGCCGTCGGCCTCGCACTGAAGAATACGCTGGGCCTGATCTGTGATCCCGTCGCCGGACTGGTGGAAATTCCATGTATCGTCCGCAACGGTTTTGGGGCAATCACCGCGCTGGGTGCCGCCGATATGGCGCTTGCGGGAGTGCGCAGCATCATTCCGTCCGATGAAGTCATACAGGTGATGCTGGAGGTGGGCTCAGCCATGCCGGAATCGCTGCGGGAGACGGCCGGAGGCGGTCTGGCACAGACACCGACCGGCCGGCAAATTACCCGGGACTTACTGCAGCGGCCCTGA
- the sdaAB gene encoding L-serine ammonia-lyase, iron-sulfur-dependent subunit beta gives MRFKDIFSIIGPAMVGPSSSHTAGAVRIGRVARLLFGECPASAEILLFGSFAATYQGHGTDTALVGGLLDMAPDDPRLPESFRHAEAAEMAVTISPGKGLYPHPNTAKLHLANAAGDQTLQLTGTSIGGGNVEIVGINGFNIKLSASYPTLAIRHRDEPGVIAIVTGLLGGSGINIAHMSVDRRSRSGEAMMVLECDGIPAPEMLEAISALPMVREIRLLSV, from the coding sequence TTGCGCTTTAAAGACATCTTCTCCATCATCGGTCCAGCCATGGTAGGCCCCTCCAGCTCCCACACTGCCGGAGCGGTACGGATTGGTCGTGTGGCCCGACTGCTGTTCGGCGAATGTCCGGCCAGCGCCGAGATTCTGTTGTTCGGCTCCTTTGCGGCCACTTACCAAGGGCATGGCACAGATACAGCGCTGGTAGGCGGGCTGCTCGATATGGCCCCAGACGATCCTAGGCTGCCGGAATCCTTCAGGCATGCCGAAGCGGCAGAGATGGCTGTAACCATCTCGCCCGGCAAAGGACTGTACCCTCATCCCAATACGGCAAAGCTACATTTGGCGAACGCCGCTGGAGATCAAACGCTGCAGCTGACCGGCACTTCAATCGGCGGGGGCAATGTCGAGATCGTAGGGATCAACGGTTTTAACATAAAGTTGTCAGCTTCCTATCCCACGCTTGCCATAAGGCATCGGGACGAACCCGGCGTTATTGCTATCGTCACCGGCCTCCTTGGCGGAAGTGGTATCAACATTGCTCATATGTCGGTTGACCGCCGATCACGAAGCGGAGAAGCGATGATGGTCCTGGAGTGTGACGGCATACCGGCACCAGAGATGCTCGAAGCCATATCTGCTCTGCCGATGGTGCGGGAAATCCGATTATTATCGGTCTAG
- a CDS encoding NUDIX hydrolase, translating into MKRVDVVYSLITDQSKSKVLAVKNVGRSSWSLPGGAAWPNESLEQAAIREAKEETGLDIKVTL; encoded by the coding sequence ATGAAAAGAGTAGATGTAGTTTATTCGTTAATCACAGATCAATCGAAATCTAAGGTGCTTGCAGTCAAGAATGTAGGTCGTTCGAGTTGGTCTCTACCTGGTGGAGCTGCCTGGCCTAATGAATCTTTGGAACAAGCAGCTATTCGGGAAGCCAAAGAAGAAACAGGGCTTGATATTAAAGTCACCCTATGA
- a CDS encoding GNAT family N-acetyltransferase, protein MEVSLKDIDETNWLECIFLTTDPDKNHYLVEKFVASNAVSIAQSKIEKGWITKAIYSEDTMVGFTMYGYSGEDNCFELCRIMIDHKFQRRGFGRKAINLIIEEMRKNKECSEIYLSFDPENNSAKKLYEEFGFENTGKIVDEEVLYCLKL, encoded by the coding sequence GTGGAAGTTTCATTAAAGGACATCGACGAAACTAACTGGCTAGAATGTATTTTTCTAACGACTGACCCTGATAAGAATCATTATCTTGTAGAAAAATTTGTAGCTTCAAATGCAGTTTCGATTGCTCAATCAAAGATAGAAAAAGGATGGATAACAAAAGCAATTTATAGTGAAGATACAATGGTTGGATTTACAATGTACGGATATTCAGGGGAGGATAATTGTTTTGAATTGTGCCGTATTATGATTGACCATAAATTTCAACGTCGAGGTTTCGGTAGAAAGGCAATAAATCTGATCATAGAAGAGATGAGAAAAAACAAGGAATGTTCAGAAATATATTTATCATTCGATCCGGAGAACAATTCTGCAAAAAAGCTATATGAAGAATTTGGATTTGAAAATACAGGTAAAATCGTAGACGAGGAAGTTCTTTATTGCTTGAAATTATAA